One genomic region from Harpia harpyja isolate bHarHar1 chromosome 1, bHarHar1 primary haplotype, whole genome shotgun sequence encodes:
- the GASK1A gene encoding Golgi-associated kinase 1A — protein sequence MAQRLWRRTGLKPPAPVALGVLLALALLALTRLPPPPDRPPHPLPASSPPGPRREAAAPLSGGRARSERLPVPPTLLQRDHPPGRGRRWRRGVLGDAPPWLSDDDLQKMRLLAGGQVVSKTRVPAHGQVLRVGLRAVGDAEGDASPASPEGACWDGRCGLIKRPGDLYEVLAFHLDRVLGLNRSLPAVARRFTSHLLPYSYTDGSLRPIIWWAPDLRHLEDANNDQNSCALGWLQYQEMLQPHRPTPAGRDGPCSSIARGEWSRLALFDFLLQVHDRLDRYCCGFQPDPSEPCMEEMLHEKCRNPAELVLVHILVRRSAPSRLVFVDNAGRPQHPEEKLNFRLLQGIDSFPAVAVATLRSGRLQSLLLESLRVDRELWESHGGAKGLRPLLRTIDRRARILLRYIQECNLTVFEDSPH from the exons ATG GCCCAGCGACTGTGGCGAAGGACGGGGCTGAAGCCCCCTGCCCCGGTGGCCCTcggggtgctgctggccctggccctgctggctctcacccgcctgccccccccgccgGACCGCCCCCCCCACCCGCTGCCAGCATCCTCCCCACCAGGCccccggcgggaggcggccgcccCCCTGTCCGGGGGACGAGCCCGCAGCGAAAGGCTCCCCGTACCCCCCACTCTCCTGCAGCGGGACCACCCCCCTGGCCGGGGCAGGAGGTGGCGGcggggggtgctgggggatgcTCCCCCGTGGCTCTCCGACGACGACCTCCAGAAGATGCGGCTGCTGGCCGGCGGGCAGGTGGTCTCTAAAACCCGTGTCCCGGCCCACGGGCAAGTCCTGCGAGTGGGACTGCGGGCCGTGGGGGATGCCGAGGGGGACGCCTCGCCAGCCAGCCCGGAGGGGGCCTGCTGGGACGGGCGCTGCGGGCTCATCAAGCGCCCCGGGGACCTCTACGAGGTGCTGGCCTTCCacctggacagggtgctggggcTGAACCGCAGCCTGCCCGCCGTGGCCCGGCGCTTCACCAGCCACCTCCTGCCCTACAGCTACACCGACGGCTCCCTGCGACCCATCATCTGGTGGGCGCCCGACCTCCGGCACCTGGAGGACGCCAACAACGACCAGAACTCCTGTGCCCTGGGGTGGCTGCAGTaccaggagatgctgcagccccACAGACCGACACCGGCAGGCAGGGAcggcccctgctccagcattgCGCGCGGCGAGTGGAGCCGCCTGGCCCTCTTCGACTTTCTGCTCCAG GTTCATGACCGCCTGGACCGCTACTGCTGTGGGTTTCAGCCTGATCCCTCTGAGCCCTGCATGGAGGAGATGCTCCACGAGAAGTGCCGAAACCCGGCAGAGCTGGTCCTGGTCCACATCCTG GTCCGGAGGAGCGCACCGTCCCGCCTGGTGTTCGTTGACAATGCGGGCAGGCCACAGCACCCCGAGGAGAAGCTCAACTTCAGGCTCCTGCAAGGCATAGACAG CTTCCCAGCTGTGGCAGTGGCCACACTGCGGTCGGGCAGGTTGCAGAGCCTGCTGCTGGAGTCACTGCGTGTGGATCGGGAGCTCTGGGAGAGCCACGGCGGTGCCAAGGGCCTGAGACCCTTGCTTCGGACCATTGACAGGCGGGCACGCATCCTGCTGCGGTACATCCAGGAGTGCAACCTGACGGTGTTTGAGGACTCGCCGCACTGA